TGCGCACGCCAAGGACCATACTGCCGGGGTCCAGCATCCGTTCAAAGCTGAACGGATACCAGTGAGGACGGAGTGACTGCGTTGCGAATACCGCGTACACCGCGTAGCCCGCGTGCACGGATCAGACGCCTGGGCGTGGCGACCGCCGCGGCCGGCCTGCTGGCCACGATGCTGGCGGCCGGACCCTCGGTCGCCACTCCCGACCCCGGAGACGCCCTGACCCAGGGCACGGTCTCCGCGGCGCAGGCGGCCGAAGCACGTTCCGCCATCCAGAGCGGTGAGATCCCCGGCGTGGACGAGATCGTCCACAGCAAGAACATCGAGCACCTCGTCAACATCCCCAAGGACGCGCTCCCGGGGACCAACTCGGACCTCGCCTTCCAGGGCAAGTACGCCTTCGCGGGCAACTACGACGGCTTCCGGATCTTCGACATCAGCAACCCGAAGGCCCCGAAGACCGTCGCCCAGGTCCTCTGCCCCGGCTCCCAGAACGACATCTCCGTCTCCGGGAACCTCGTCTTCCTCTCCACCGACTCCTCCCGAAGCGACAACTCGTGCACCAGCACGTCGCAGCCCGCCTCGGTGAAGGAATCCTGGGAGGGCATGAAGATCTTCGACATCAGCGACATCAGGAACCCGAAGTACGTCGCCGCCGTCGAGACCGCCTGTGGCTCGCACACCCACACGCTCCTGCCCAAGGGCAAGAACGTGTACGTGTACGTCTCCTCCTACTCGCCCAACGCCGCCTTCCCGGACTGCCAGCCTCCGCACGACGGCATCTCGGTCATCAAGGTGCCCCGCAAGGCGCCCGAGAAGGCCGCGATCGTCAGCTTCCCCGTCCTCTTCCCGGGCGAGGGCCCGGACGGCGGCGGCAACCCGGGCGGTCCCACCAACCCGGGCGTCTCCAAGACCACCGGCTGCCACGACATCACCGTGCTGCCGGAGAAGGACCTCGCCGCCGGCGCCTGCATGGGTGACGGCATCCTCTTCGACATCGAGGACCCCGAGCACCCGAGGGTGATCGACCAGGTCCAGGACAACGTCAACTTCGCCTTCTGGCACTCGGCGACCTTCAACCAGAAGGCCAACAAGGTCGTCTTCACCGACGAGCTCGGCGGTGGCGGCGGCGCCACCTGCAACGCCGTGGTGGGCCCGAACCGGGGCGCCGACGGCATCTACGACATCGTCGGCAAGGGCGACAAGCGCAAGCTCGTCTTCCGCAGCTACTTCAAGATCCCGCGCCACCAGGCCGACACCGAGAACTGCGTCGCCCACAACGGCTCGCTCATCCCGGTCAAGGGCAAGGACCTGATGGTCCAGGCCTGGTACCAGGGCGGCGTCTCCGTCTGGGACTTCACCGACTCCGCCCACCCGAAGGAGATCGGCTACTTCGAGCGCGGCCCGCTGTCCGCCACCACGATCTCCACGGGCGGTTCGTGGTCCGCGTACTACTACAACGGCTACATCTACTCGAACGACATGGCCAAGGGCTTCGACGTCCTGAAGCTCTCCGACCGCCGCACCGACCCCGCGAAGCGGATCCGGATGGACGAGCTCAACGTCCAGACGCAGCCGGACTACTTCGACTTCGACGACTGAGTCGAGGCCTGATCGAGGTGCACCACCGGCGCGCCGTCGGGCGGACCCCCGCCCGGCGGCGCGCCCTGCTCCCAGCCGAGCCCGTACCGCTGGAAGAGCTCCCACCGCAGCCGCGCCATGGGCATCGGGGCGCCCGGCAGCAGGACCGCCACCACCGCGCCCATCAACAGGGCGCGCAGCAGCGGATAGTCGGTGTCCACATCCTGCGAGCCGTACCGGGTGACCGTGTCCCGCAGCAGGAACGCGAGGCGCTGCTGCTCCTCGCACTGCACGAAGCCCTCGGCCTGGAGGATGCCCGCCATGTGGGTCCGCATCAGGGTGGGCCGGTCCACCGCGAGGCCCAGGACCGCGTCGATCGCCCGGGCCATCCGCTCCCGGCCGTCCTCCGTGCGCGGCTCGCGCTCCAGCGCCTCCTCCAGCGTCAGGTGCATCAGCCGGTGCACCGCCGCCTGCAGAAGCTGCCGCTTCCCCGGGAAGTAGTACGAGATGAGTCCGCGCGCCGTACCGGCCCGCTCCGCGATGTCGCCGAGCGTGGTCGCCTCGTAGCCACGCGTCGACACCAGTTCCACGGTGGCCCGCAGAATCCGCTCACGTGAGCGGCGCCTGAGCTCTTCATTGACCGATGGGCTACGCGGGGACATGCTTGGCTCCTGCGTTGACTGGCTGCCGGCCAATATACTCAGCGCATCCCGTCGCCGCGCCCCCGTGGCAGGCCGACGGGGAGGCCGTCTGTTCTGGGCGACACGGGGGATCGTCCAGAACAGGCGGCTTCATCGCGTTTCTCCCATTGTCCTCCTGCGGTACGTGAGGACGGCCACGGCCACGCAGCACCAGCCGAGCAGCCAGCCGCCGAGCACGTCCGAGGTCCAGTGGACGCCCAGGTAGATCCGCGTCCAGCCGACCCCGAGCACCGACACGACCGCGACGCTCGCGAGGACGCTCCAGCCGCGCCACTCCGTCCGCCAGTGCAGCGCGAGCACCCACAGGAGCACGCCGCAGGTCACCATCGCCGTCATCGCGTGCCCGGACGGGAAGGCCGCGTACCGCGCCGAGTCGACCGGGTCGGGCCACGCGGGCCGGTCCCGCCCCACCAGGTACTTCAGGCCCTGCTGAAGGCCCACCGCGACGAGGCTCGTGCCGGCCACCCACAGGGCGAGGATCCGCTCCCGCCGCCACCACAGCATCACCACCGCGATCGCGGCCAGGGCGCGCATCGTCCAGGGGTCCCATACCCAGTCGCTGAGGAAGCGGTTGAGGCCGGTGACGCCTGGGCGGGCGACGGCGTCGCGGTGCAACTCCTCGGCGACCGACCGGTCGAAGGAGAGCAGGGGGGACCACCCGGCGGCGACGAGCACGAGCAGGAGGACGAACAGGACTCCGGAGACCACGGCGGAGGAGCGCATGCGCCGATCCTGCCCGACGCCCCGCCCCGGGCATCGAACCGCCCCGCCCTGGGCGGTGTTCCGCCCCGCCGCAGGCGGTGATCTTCCCCACCCTCCGTGTGCGATCCGCCCCCGCTACCCCAGAGCGGTGAGCGCCGGGACGAAGGCCACGAGGACCGGAACCACGGGGACCAGGGACGCGACGGCGGTCAGCCGCAGACGGTGCCCCGCCGTGAGCCGCGGGGCCGCGGTGAGAAGCCGGTGCACCCGCTGCGGCAGATCCGCGTCCGGTGCCGGTCCGGGGCCGAACACCCCCCGGTCCTCGTTCAGTTCGACGAGGGCCAGCGCGATCGTCAGCCGCCCGAACCGGCGGGAGGCCACGTCGTCGGCGGCCAGCTCCACCAGCCGGTGCATCTCCTCGCGGAAGGCCGTGAAGACGGGGACCCCGGGGAAACCGCCGGCGAGCGCGGCCGAGCAGTGCAGCAGCCAGTCGTGCCGGGCCCGGGCGTGGCCCTGCTCGTGTGCCAGGACCGCGTCCAGCTGCCGGCCCTTCAGGCGCCGCAGTGCGGCCGTGGTGATGACCAGTTGGGGCGTGGTCCCCGCCATCCACCACGCGTCCGCCCGCTCGCCCTCCAGGACGACGAGCCGCTCGCTGCCGGGCTGCTCCCCGGGCAGCAGGGGAGCGCGGACGAGGAGATCGCAGCGGCGCTGTCTGCGCCGGGCGCGCGCCTGGCCGATCTCCCGGCCGAGCATCGCCCCGGACCAGACGCCGCCGCAGGCCAGGGCGACCGCGAGGACCCCCGACCACGGGCCGGTCGTGCCGAGTTCGTACGCGTCGACCACCGCGCGCGGCGCGGGCGCGAAGAGCTGCCCCCGTACCGCCTGCCAGGCCGCCGACGCGCTGAGCGTCATCGACAGCGCGAAGCTCAGCAGCACCGCCGCCACCACGCACTGCCACACCCAGAGGGCGACCACGGGTTCTCGCTCCACCCAGTCGGCCCGCGCCAGCAGCCGGGGGGCCGCGACGGCGGTCAGGAAGCCGAGCAGGAGGAGTGCGAGGGAGACCCACATGTACGCCACCCTATGAGCGCGGTACGGGTCGGGGGTATGGCCCCGGGCTTCAAGTGACGTACGACACGGTTTCGTTGTGAGGGAAGTCCGGATCACCCGTCCTCACAGCGTCACCAGCATCGCCACCATCGCCAGGGCCATCGAGAGCCGGCACGTGAGGGTGAGCTCCGGCCGGGTCGCCCAGGCCGGGCCGGGGCCGCCCGCGGCCGCCACCGCCGCCGGTGCGAGCCGCGCCCCCGCACGCAGGACGTACACGGTGTAGTAGAGGAGCAGTCCGCCCGTCAGTACGGGTATGCCGCCCGCCGTCCCCATGGCGTGCCCCGTGTGCGCCCCCTGTGCGACGGGGGCGGCCATCGCCACCGCCATGTAGAGCATCGCGAGCGAGCCGACGAGGTGGTGCAGATGGTGCCCGCCGCGCCGGGCCGCACCGGCCATGGCGAGCAGCGCCGCCCCGCCGAACACCGCCGCGTACACCGCCCAGCTCCAGCCGGGCTGTGCCACCACCGTCGTCGGCAGCGCCATGAGGGCCATCCCGAACCCCATCAGCGCCTCGCCGCCCGCCGCCCGCCGCTCCTCCCCGTCGGACACACGCATCCGCAGCAGGCAGTACGTACCCGTGGCCGCGCACAGCGCGACCAGCAGCCACCCGGACAGGGCCCCTCCGTGCACGGCACACACCCCCCCTCACCGAGAGAAATGCCCGCCGCCCTGACGCCCCACGCGGGCGCACGATCGCGCACAGGTGTACGAGGGGGAGTGAAAGGCGCGCGCGTTAGGCTCGGGACGATCGCGCACGCCGATCGTCAGCGCCCGAGGGGAGCCCGTACGCATGGACATCGCCACGTCCCAGGAGACCGGCCGGATCACGAGCCGGATCGAGTACCGCGAGGCGGTCCTGGACGACGTCCCCGTGCTCGTCCCGCTCGTCGAGTCGGCCTACCGGGGCGACGCCAGCCGGGGCGGCTGGACGACGGAGGCGGACATCCTCCAGGGGCAGCGCACCGACCCCGAGGGGGTGGCCGCCGTCATCACCACCCCGGGCAGCCGTCTCCTGGTCGTCGAGCAGGACGGGGAACTCGTCGCCTGCTGCCAGCTGGAGCACCGGGGCGAGGCCGCCTACTTCGGGATGTTCGCGGTCCGTCCCGAGCTCCAGGGCGCGGGTCTCGGCAGGCGCATCATCGAGGAGGCCGAGCGGCGGGTGCGCGAACTGTGGGACGTCCGTGAGATGCACATGACGGTGATCTCCGTGCGCGAGGAGCTCATCGCATGGTACGAGCGGCGCGGCTACCGGCGTACGGGGCGGATGACCCCCTTCCCGTACGGCGACGAGCGCTTCGGTCTGCCCCAGCGGGACGACCTCCAGTTCGAGCTGCTCGTCAAGCCGCTGGGCTGAGCCGGTACAGCCGCCCCGTACGGCGGAAGGGCGGCTTCAACCCCGACTCACAGGAAAAACTTCGGCGACCATGGGGGTCGCGCAGGATAATTTCTCTTGCTCCCCTTGTGTCAGGGAACCGTAAATGGTTACGGTGTCTTGACGCGAGGTTCTCCTGTGGAGGAAGAGGCATGACGGAAATTCTTGTGCAGGACGTGACCGGTGGGGGGATATCCACCGACGCCCGGGTGATCGACCACCCGGCTTGGGCCGAGCTCAAGAATGCCGTGGAGGAGATCCGCACCTGGCAGAGCGCGGACGGCTCCATCGACTTCGAGCCCGAGGGCGCGCCCGCCCGCGCCCTCGTCGAGCTGACCCTCGACCGGGTCACCGCCGCGGTCGAGCAGCTCTCCCCGCTCGTCCCGCACGACGGCGCCTACCACCGCGCGCTCGTCTCCGACCTGCGCAAGTGGGCCGAGAGCGGCTTCACGGTCCCGGACTTCCTGGACTCACTGCTGGCCTTCCAGCCGGCCGCCGACCGCGTGGACGGGCTCCAGCACCTCGTGCTCTTCCCGATGTACACGCAGAACGGCAACCCGGACCGCAACCTGGAAGCCGTCGTGCTCCGCATGGTCTGGCCGGAGTGGCTCGCCGAGCTGGAAGCCACCCGCTACGACAACCCGCTCTTCTGCGGCATCACCTTCGAGGACTTCACCGCCGGGTACGACACCAACTCGGCCGTCCTCTTCCCGGAGACCATCGCCGTCCGCGAGGCTCCCGAGCGCTTCAGCTGGGGCGGTATCTTCTGCGACCGCGAGGCCGCCCGCTTCCGCAAGGTCACCGAGGCGGCCGTCGACACCCTGGGCATCCAGCTGCCCGCGGACATCGCCGCCATGATCGACGACCAGACCCGCTGCGAGCAGGCCTTCGTGCTCTGGGACATGGTCCACGACCGCACCCACAGCCACGGCGACCTGCCCTTCGACCCCTTCATGATCAAGCAGCGCCAGCCCTTCTGGATGTACGGCCTGGAGGAGCTCCGCTGCGACCTCACCGCCTTCAAGGAGGCCGTGAAGCTGGAGGCCGAGGGCAACACGCACGGCCGTGACGTGCAGTACGCGGTGCTCTTCGACCGGATGTTCCGCTTCCCGCTCTCCGGCGACCGCAACCGCAACTACGACGGTCTCGGCGGCCAGCTCCTCTTCGCGTACCTCCACAAGAACGACGTGGTGCGCTGGACGGACAACACCCTCAAGATCGACTGGCAGCGGGCCCCCGAGGTCACGAACCAGCTCTGCGCCGAGATCGAGAAGCTCTACCGCGACGGCATCGACCGCCCCAAGCTGGTCCACTGGTTCAAGGCGTACGAGCTCGTCTCCACCTACCTCTCCCCGCACCCGGGATCGAAGTGGGCCAAGGGTCCGGACGCCCTGGACCTGTCCCTCCCGCCGCGCAAGCTCGTCGACGACGTGCTTCCGGACGAGTTTCCGCTCAGCATGTTCTTTGAGGCCCTTTCCAAGAAGCTGAAGGGCGTGATCGCCGGCACCAAGGGGATCACCGCCGCCGACGTCCCGCGCCACGAGCGGGCCGCCGCGTGAGCGACCCGACCGACAGCACGGAGACCACGGAGGAGGCGTCGCCCATGAACGCCAACGGAAACGGCGGGCCGCTGGACGGCGCCGTCATCGCGGTCGCCGGCGCGGCCGGCCCCGCGGGCCGCGCGACCCTGCTGCGCCTCGCCGAGGCGGGCGCCACCGTCGTCGGCTCCGACGCCGACCCGGCGCGTCTCGCGGAGGCCGTCGACGCCGCCCGCTACGCCCACGGCGGCGCCCGGGTCATCGGCGACACCGTCGACCTGCTCGACCTGGACGCCACGCGCGACTGGGCCGAGAAGACGGAGAAGGAGTTCGGCCGCATCGACGGCCTGGTCCACCTCGTCGGCGGCTGGCGCGGCAGCGCCTCCTTCACGGAGACCGACCTCAAGGACTGGGACTTCCTGGAGAAGCTCCTCATCCGTACCGTCCAGCACACGTCGCTCGCCTTCCACGACGGGCTGCTGCGCGCCGGTGGACGCGGCCGGTACGCCCTGATCAGCCAGGTCGGCGCGCACAAGCCGCTCGCCAACAACGCCGCGTACAACGCCGGCAAGGCGGCCGCCGAGGCCTGGACCCTCGCCATGGCGGACTCGTTCCGCAAGCTGGGGGGCGACGACGGCCCGCAGGCGGCGGCTGCGATCCTGGTGATCAAGGCGTTGGTGCACGACGCGATGCGCGCCGAGCGCCCCAACGCGAAGTTCGCGGGCTTCACCGACGTCAAGGATCTGGCCGACGAGATCGCCGGACTGTGGAACACGCCCGCCCAGGAAGTGAATGGACAGCGTCTGTGGCTGACCCCCAAGCCGTGACAGCGGGCCCCGGCCCGAGGACCGACGCGCGTCGTCACCACGACCCGTCGGTCCGGGGCTTCGCCAGCGACAACTACGCCGGCGCCCACCCCGAGGTCCTCGCGGCCCTCGCCCTCGCCAACGAAGGCCACCAGGTCGCCTACGGCGAGGACCAGTACACCGAGCACCTCCAGCGCATCATGCACAGCCACTTCGGCTCCAGTGCCGAGGCCTTCCCGGTCTTCAACGGCACCGGCGCCAACGTGACCGCGCTCCAGGCCCTGACCGACCGCTGGGGCGCCGTCGTCTGCGCCGAGTCCGCGCACATCAACGTGGACGAGGGCGGGGCGCCCGAGCGGATGGGCGGCCTCAAGCTGCTCACCGTGCCCACTCCGGACGGCAAGCTCACCCCCGAGCTGATCGACCGGCAGGCCTGGGGCTGGGAGGACGAGCACCGGGCGATGCCGCAGGTCGTCTCGATCACCCAGAACACCGAGCTGGGCACCGTCTACACGGTCGAGGAGATCCGCGCGATCGTCGAGCACTCCCATGCCAAGGGCATGAAGGTGCACCTCGACGGCGCCCGGATCGCCAACGCCGCCGCCTCGCTGGACGTGCCGATGCGCGCGTTCACCAACGCGGTCGGCGTGGACGTGATCTCGTACGGCGGTACGAAGAACGGCATGCTCTTCGGCGAGGCCGTCGTCGTCCTCAACCCGGACGCCGTCAGCCACATGAAGCACCTGCGCAAGATGTCCATGCAGCTCGCCTCGAAGATGCGCTTCGTGTCGGTGCAGCTGGAGGCGCTCCTCGCCAAGGACCTGTGGCTGCGCAACGCCCGCCACGGCAACGCGATGGCCCAGCGGCTCGCCGTCGGCGTGCGCGAGGTCGACGGGGTGGAGATCCTCTACCCGGTGCAGGCCAACGCGGTCTTCGCGCGGCTGCCGCACGACGTGACCAGGCGCCTGCAGGAACGGTTCCGCTTCTACTTCTGGGACGAGGCCGCCGGCGATGTGCGCTGGATGTGCGCCTTCGACACCACGGAGGACGACGTGGACGACTTCCTCCAGGCGCTGAAGGAAGAGATGGCGCGCCAGTAGACATCGCTCCAGCGCTGCATAAAGATACGGCCGGACGGAAAGTCATTGACTTCCGTCCGGCCGTTTCCTTACGCTCTCACCGCATGGAACTCGTGCAGCAACACCCCGACATCGCGGCCTACCTGGCAGTCGGCGAGGCCGTCGACCATGACCACCCCCAGGTCGCGGAGGTGGCGGCCCGGCTCTCTGATGATCATCCCGACGCATACTCATACGCCGAGGCGGCCTACGTCCACGTACGCGACACCATCCCGCACTCCCAGGACTCGGGCGATCTCCGCGTCACCTGGCGCGCCTCCGACGTCCTGGAGCAGCGCACCGGCATCTGTTACGCCAAGTCCCTCGCGTACGCCGCGCTCCTGCGGGCCCGTGGCATCCCGGCCGCCCTCTGCTACCAGCGGCTCGCGGACGACGACGGGGCGAACCCGGTGATCCACGGCCTCGTCGCCCTCCTGCTGCCCGGCGAGCGGCACTGGGCCCGCCAGGACGTGCGGGGCAACAAGCCGGGCGTCGACGCCCGGTTCTCGCTGGGGGAGGAGCGCCTCGCCTGGACCGTACGGCCGGAGCTCGGCGAGGTCGACTAC
The sequence above is a segment of the Streptomyces sp. NBC_01255 genome. Coding sequences within it:
- a CDS encoding DUF5134 domain-containing protein, whose protein sequence is MHGGALSGWLLVALCAATGTYCLLRMRVSDGEERRAAGGEALMGFGMALMALPTTVVAQPGWSWAVYAAVFGGAALLAMAGAARRGGHHLHHLVGSLAMLYMAVAMAAPVAQGAHTGHAMGTAGGIPVLTGGLLLYYTVYVLRAGARLAPAAVAAAGGPGPAWATRPELTLTCRLSMALAMVAMLVTL
- a CDS encoding DUF6421 family protein, coding for MTEILVQDVTGGGISTDARVIDHPAWAELKNAVEEIRTWQSADGSIDFEPEGAPARALVELTLDRVTAAVEQLSPLVPHDGAYHRALVSDLRKWAESGFTVPDFLDSLLAFQPAADRVDGLQHLVLFPMYTQNGNPDRNLEAVVLRMVWPEWLAELEATRYDNPLFCGITFEDFTAGYDTNSAVLFPETIAVREAPERFSWGGIFCDREAARFRKVTEAAVDTLGIQLPADIAAMIDDQTRCEQAFVLWDMVHDRTHSHGDLPFDPFMIKQRQPFWMYGLEELRCDLTAFKEAVKLEAEGNTHGRDVQYAVLFDRMFRFPLSGDRNRNYDGLGGQLLFAYLHKNDVVRWTDNTLKIDWQRAPEVTNQLCAEIEKLYRDGIDRPKLVHWFKAYELVSTYLSPHPGSKWAKGPDALDLSLPPRKLVDDVLPDEFPLSMFFEALSKKLKGVIAGTKGITAADVPRHERAAA
- a CDS encoding M56 family metallopeptidase, encoding MWVSLALLLLGFLTAVAAPRLLARADWVEREPVVALWVWQCVVAAVLLSFALSMTLSASAAWQAVRGQLFAPAPRAVVDAYELGTTGPWSGVLAVALACGGVWSGAMLGREIGQARARRRQRRCDLLVRAPLLPGEQPGSERLVVLEGERADAWWMAGTTPQLVITTAALRRLKGRQLDAVLAHEQGHARARHDWLLHCSAALAGGFPGVPVFTAFREEMHRLVELAADDVASRRFGRLTIALALVELNEDRGVFGPGPAPDADLPQRVHRLLTAAPRLTAGHRLRLTAVASLVPVVPVLVAFVPALTALG
- a CDS encoding threonine aldolase family protein → MTAGPGPRTDARRHHDPSVRGFASDNYAGAHPEVLAALALANEGHQVAYGEDQYTEHLQRIMHSHFGSSAEAFPVFNGTGANVTALQALTDRWGAVVCAESAHINVDEGGAPERMGGLKLLTVPTPDGKLTPELIDRQAWGWEDEHRAMPQVVSITQNTELGTVYTVEEIRAIVEHSHAKGMKVHLDGARIANAAASLDVPMRAFTNAVGVDVISYGGTKNGMLFGEAVVVLNPDAVSHMKHLRKMSMQLASKMRFVSVQLEALLAKDLWLRNARHGNAMAQRLAVGVREVDGVEILYPVQANAVFARLPHDVTRRLQERFRFYFWDEAAGDVRWMCAFDTTEDDVDDFLQALKEEMARQ
- a CDS encoding transglutaminase-like domain-containing protein, which translates into the protein MELVQQHPDIAAYLAVGEAVDHDHPQVAEVAARLSDDHPDAYSYAEAAYVHVRDTIPHSQDSGDLRVTWRASDVLEQRTGICYAKSLAYAALLRARGIPAALCYQRLADDDGANPVIHGLVALLLPGERHWARQDVRGNKPGVDARFSLGEERLAWTVRPELGEVDYPRLYAEPHPAVLGALKAAPDRPYLWRTLPTEL
- a CDS encoding phosphatase PAP2 family protein, which encodes MRSSAVVSGVLFVLLLVLVAAGWSPLLSFDRSVAEELHRDAVARPGVTGLNRFLSDWVWDPWTMRALAAIAVVMLWWRRERILALWVAGTSLVAVGLQQGLKYLVGRDRPAWPDPVDSARYAAFPSGHAMTAMVTCGVLLWVLALHWRTEWRGWSVLASVAVVSVLGVGWTRIYLGVHWTSDVLGGWLLGWCCVAVAVLTYRRRTMGETR
- a CDS encoding LVIVD repeat-containing protein; its protein translation is MLAAGPSVATPDPGDALTQGTVSAAQAAEARSAIQSGEIPGVDEIVHSKNIEHLVNIPKDALPGTNSDLAFQGKYAFAGNYDGFRIFDISNPKAPKTVAQVLCPGSQNDISVSGNLVFLSTDSSRSDNSCTSTSQPASVKESWEGMKIFDISDIRNPKYVAAVETACGSHTHTLLPKGKNVYVYVSSYSPNAAFPDCQPPHDGISVIKVPRKAPEKAAIVSFPVLFPGEGPDGGGNPGGPTNPGVSKTTGCHDITVLPEKDLAAGACMGDGILFDIEDPEHPRVIDQVQDNVNFAFWHSATFNQKANKVVFTDELGGGGGATCNAVVGPNRGADGIYDIVGKGDKRKLVFRSYFKIPRHQADTENCVAHNGSLIPVKGKDLMVQAWYQGGVSVWDFTDSAHPKEIGYFERGPLSATTISTGGSWSAYYYNGYIYSNDMAKGFDVLKLSDRRTDPAKRIRMDELNVQTQPDYFDFDD
- a CDS encoding GNAT family N-acetyltransferase, which gives rise to MDIATSQETGRITSRIEYREAVLDDVPVLVPLVESAYRGDASRGGWTTEADILQGQRTDPEGVAAVITTPGSRLLVVEQDGELVACCQLEHRGEAAYFGMFAVRPELQGAGLGRRIIEEAERRVRELWDVREMHMTVISVREELIAWYERRGYRRTGRMTPFPYGDERFGLPQRDDLQFELLVKPLG
- a CDS encoding SDR family oxidoreductase, with amino-acid sequence MNANGNGGPLDGAVIAVAGAAGPAGRATLLRLAEAGATVVGSDADPARLAEAVDAARYAHGGARVIGDTVDLLDLDATRDWAEKTEKEFGRIDGLVHLVGGWRGSASFTETDLKDWDFLEKLLIRTVQHTSLAFHDGLLRAGGRGRYALISQVGAHKPLANNAAYNAGKAAAEAWTLAMADSFRKLGGDDGPQAAAAILVIKALVHDAMRAERPNAKFAGFTDVKDLADEIAGLWNTPAQEVNGQRLWLTPKP
- a CDS encoding TetR/AcrR family transcriptional regulator, whose translation is MSPRSPSVNEELRRRSRERILRATVELVSTRGYEATTLGDIAERAGTARGLISYYFPGKRQLLQAAVHRLMHLTLEEALEREPRTEDGRERMARAIDAVLGLAVDRPTLMRTHMAGILQAEGFVQCEEQQRLAFLLRDTVTRYGSQDVDTDYPLLRALLMGAVVAVLLPGAPMPMARLRWELFQRYGLGWEQGAPPGGGPPDGAPVVHLDQASTQSSKSK